Genomic DNA from Bemisia tabaci chromosome 2, PGI_BMITA_v3:
GAACACTATTGGAGCACTGATTATTTTGCCTTCAGTGTGAATAGAAACTTTTTTCCTTAAGAAAACGCGTAGTAAACTCCTTCACCCTAGTTGGGTTTAGAttggacaggcaactaaactaactccgtgacaAGGCGTAGGGTATCacacaaattgaaggcgctccaaatcGAGATAGTTTTTTTGAAGACCATCTCTCATCAAACTTTCACTACGCCGATACGCATTATTGCAATTCATCGAACGCGAACCTCATGCAGATCGCCGGCGATTGCTTATTGCCTGCAACATTTGCACCCGTATCACCAACTCTAGGTAATTTTGagataatttagaaaaaatagcGGTATTCACGATTTTTAGCGTATTGCGTATAGCGATAGCGTAAATGATTTGATTTACTATTCTCCATTAGATTGGATTTGATGAAAATGAATGTATATATACGTAACACATTGCTCCCGCGTTTAGTGTTCCACACGAAATGCCTGTTCGAATTTTTCCATCTCTATGCAAAACGGTTTCCTAGAGCTTGTTTGAATATTCTGATGCTATTTATCTTGAAAACAGTCGAAAATAGACCTCCCTTGTTTATTATCATAGCAGCCCTTTGTATTCGCTGGAGTAAGATTACTCGCTAAAGGCTCTGTTACTTCAGAGGAACTTAAAACTGTGATTGCACATAAATTAACTAAAATACTAATAGTTAACTGTGGTTTGATCATTGATATAAATAATAAAAGTCtgcatgaaaaaataagaaaacaataaaactaaaaaaagaaaaaccatacccaaagaataaaaagaataaaagtcctgaaaatttggggagaATTTGGTGGAAAATAGCCGAGACGTTCAAAAAGCCGCGAATCGATAGTTAAAATAAGTTTcgaacttaaaataaaattcaagagagtcaaattttttttcaaaagtaaaaagtCAATAAAATGGTgcgaattttgataagaaaatttgagaattttgctccgaaattttggtgaaaaactgAGGAAACATAATAGAAAATACAGACAAGATCGTTACAAACTGTGAGTTCCTGATCAATCTGCGGTATACAAGAAGAATAACAACGATGCATATTAAATACTCCTAAATCTAATGTCAACAAAGAAAAACTCGGACACGAGTCCAATATAAAACCCCCACTCATATTCCACTCGAGGTGAAGTTGTCTATTACATCGATAATTGATTCTCTAACTATTGTATATCGAATAATGTTTAAACATAactatttgaaaataatttaaatacttatatttataaatattcaTCATAACACATTCATAGAGTTAAGAACGACGTCTTTGTGATTCCTAGCTGTAGTTTTCAATGGTAAATAGAATTAACTTTACACTCATATTTATACCCGGTCCAGCGGACCGGCGATTAGATTTTTATACCTAAAAAAGAAGCTCACAGTTAATCGTGGACCATTCCAATAGTATTACACCCAATTGAATAACTAATATTAACATTTGAACATTGCCCTGACTTGATAATCAGGCCACAAGCTGATGCCTCGGAAGATTGTCTCTTCCCCACCAGCGGTGACTCTTAAaagttcttgtaaaaaattaactaaaaaggTGAATTTTACGTAAGAATAATCTTGAATCAGGAAACGCTACCCATACGCttagttgagaaaaaaaattggattttaccgatgacgaggcgtgaatgatctattatcgatatttttccatttgaggcaatggtaaagaatcgattattagcgttcgttgcgaacaacctgtttatcgatccttttccataggtttaaacggcagatacatcgatacatcgcaaagcacgccatggtCGCCACGTCACTGGATTTAACGTCTTATTTTTGTGACGtgacttgaaattaaaaattattcaacttGGAGTTAAATTTTACTCGTTTCTCATACAAATCTTGTAATAAATTGAAAAGTACTAAGTTCCCATAAGAAACATCAAGAGGAAATCCCgtgaagttcaataattttttcatttaaaaatacgaGTGAAAGAGGGGCGTCATTTGGGGAGAGCAAGAGGGAGGTACAATTtaaacccctcccccccgctcCATTCATTCAAGGTTTCTTTACATGGGCTACAGTGGcaaaaatgtattcatttaaaaaaaaaaatgtagtagATTTTTATGGTATTCTACACACTACCCTGGagtaaattggactgcatttggcaatttggaaccataaattctggctattctggaaaaacatttatgtacataggaaaactaatggcacatacgttgtttttaaaaccgggctagaatttatagttctaaatttcaaaatgcagtccgattaTTCCTCTTCTAAACAATTTTTACCCCCATTTGCCAAAACGTGGTTGAAATGACACCCCTGCTAGGGAAAGGGGTTCCTAATTCACAGATTTCCACAATAAATCACGTAAAATTCACCATATCTCGAAACGTACGCTTCCATATTCGGattctcacaattttttcaacagCCACTGCTACCGGGGATACCTTATTTTTTGACTTGACTCATCAAATTCTTGTACGACGCCAGCGTGAAATCGACGAAGAAGCCTTGTCAATCCTTCCCGTTCTGCTCGATGAGTCGCTGGGGGGTCATCTCGTGGTTGGAGCGCGGGCTGGCGTCCATCTCCTCCTCGCCGTCCATCGAGTTGTGATAGTCGTCCTTGATCGGGCTACTCCGCACGGAGTCCTCTTTGGTGTAGTCGATGGGGGTCGACCGGAGTCTTTGGTTTTCCTCTTTCGCGTAGTCGATGGCCAGCTGGCGCGGCGGCGACGAATCGCGGTTCTTCTCGGATTGCGGTAACAGGTGGACCATCCCCACGGGGACTGGGAAGGAGGACGAGAAGTCGGGGTAGAAGTTGGCCGTCGGGTAGGACGACGCGTTGAACCCGGGCGGCCCGAGCATGAGGTCCGGCTCGGGCCCTTGTGCGACTTGACGCTCTGGTTGTTGTTGTTGGCCGCCAGGGAGCCCAGCCCCAGGAGGTCCAGCGGCCCGTTGATGTCCCCGAAGCACTCTTTCTTCAATTGTTCTAGTTTCAGCGACTTCCCGTATTTCCCGCGGACGTACATGAGGAGGCTGTTGTACGGGATCCCGAATATCCGGGAGGCCTGTGACGTCGTCATCTTCTTGTTCCAGACGTGGGAGAGGGCCTCCGTCAGCTCGGCGTTAGTCCACGATCGCGGCGGGCCTCCCCGGGGAGCGCTGTGCTGTCCCTTCGGTCGGCCCActtgaaaacaagaaaaatagaTCAAATTAGGACGCGCTTTAAGACTTAGTCAaggtccagcgggctgattgttgaaattgatagacaaagctaaagacaaagaagacaaaagggatatgaaagGATTCTATTGGTCAaggcggatggttgcaatggacaaagaaggtagataatagaataattaacggcaacccacgagagaccctatagttagttcagaattttctcccttagtctataggaaccaaccatttcaaccaaaaggatcgctccatactctctatgtcttctttgcctatcgctttgtctatcaatttcaacaatcagcccgcagttagAGTTAACTTGTAATAGACTCCCGTATTGGCTGGTCGGAACTAAGGAGGGTGGGGGCCTGCCTCTCTCCAGAATAACCTAGCCAGGTAAATGCGTGCCATATGTTTCATGTGCAAGGGACAGTCCTTAGAAACAAGTTCCCTGACACGATACGATGCTCgcaaaagtataatttttcaaaCGCGCACCCGTTAGGGCGCTTGAAGGACCTCTAAtcatacggtttttttttttttttgtttgttttcttcttttctcaaaacgataattgatttggacacatcatACTATAAGTTTAACAAACCtagccttaatttttttcaaatgttaaaGTGAGCGACATCTCAACGCCCGTTGATTGACATTGGcgaagagatacaactattcgtgattgatagatgtctgtgttgcatctgtaaaattTAAGGCGCAATGCCGTGAGGGCGTGAACTCACACCGCTCGCTCTATACTGCAGTGAGATGTGGAGGGGAGGTttctcctgtcttcggctgcgttatctttcaattttttttttcaatttgatgacTGATCCTTTTCTTACGTTGTTTGTGGACCCGAATCTAAAGCTCGTACAAACTGACCCCATACAACTTGCGGTtcacgtgtttttagcaagtcTCGAGTCTATTAGACCCAGATTTGACATGCAAGGATTAAAAGAAGACGAACGTAGatgaacttactttttttcttcgaagAAATATGATGATTTTCGTGCCTAGACTCATTAATGTCGTTCATCAGTGCGTTTCGACAGCTCTCCATGCCTGGAAAtaaacctgaaaaaataaatacatgaagGATAAATAAAAGTATAATCAAACTGAACACTTCAGGAAAAAAAGCCGTGCAACcaaacattcaaaattatttatttttgtttcattacTTTTGTTCTTTGAGGACAATCTATCATAAAATTGGACGATGTATTCTCCTTGAACTGTTttgtttatttaattattttactcGAAATATTCAAGAAAAAGTCTAGCTTTGCTCTGAATGATTGTGACCAACTCTTTGATTCTCCCTTGAGtttaaaatgtacttttttttatccgaAATGAGGGGGAAAATTTATCAACCAAGAACTGTATAGAATATTTTACccttacaaaagaacgtttacTTTTCTCATACTAAGGAAGCAGTAAATAATGACCCGCTAAAACAGCTACTTTTGGGATGCCGAATCGGACTTCAATTTATTTAAGAAATATGTTGATATCTGTTAGCACCTTATGAGCGCGTGCTTGACGCATCAATTCAGTTTCCAATTCTCATTTCTGTCGTGCGACAAATCGATCAAAAGTTGACTGCTTCAAGTTGTGTGCAACAGAAGCGCACTGTCCTGTTTCATTTAAAGGTACTAGGTAAAATATTTCGTTAACGAATAAATAATATACTAACAATCTAGTCTCACTGTCTAAATTTTAACTGTAGCTCAAGATCTTACCTAAATGCGAATCCAaggaaaacactgaaaaaataaatttaaaactaaATTAATACAGTTTTGCGGCGAGCCCAaacacttcaaaaatttgaaattttatcagttTTGAATAAATTCAAGGAGAATACACGTTCTGATTTAGGGATTATTGAATTGATTAATTCAAAACGCATTTAATGCGTTTGACCATTAGGGAGAAGATTTCTGAAGACCATCTGAGAAGATTTTTGtcttttatttgaaaatttttgaggcaCAGAGCGCCTTTTTGAGTCCTGATTGTTTTAATTGAGCAGAAATGTTTGTGCATTTTTAAAACGCCTCATCAGGAAAAGCATATATTCAATTTCCGTCGGATTTTTCGATCTTTTAAAACTCAATTTATGGCGCGCATCCTAAAGTATGGAAAGACGCAATTGTAAATAAGTTCTTATACTTACTATGAGGAGGAGTCAGAGATAACGCGGAAATAGACGCCAAATGTGGGAAAGAAGGATTATCTAAGGGAGACGATTCCtgcaaaaagagagaaaaaaatgattaatttcaTTGTCTTTTTGTTTATAAAGACTCTTAATTTGAGGTGTCAAATCTTTGTATGGTGagtatttggttttatttctatccttaaaattgtcgATATAAAATATAtcttttatatatattttttttatttgtttaatgaaaatattacttcattataaaagcatttacatttttaaaacgtggcaaatatttgtaaaaccttttccaagcgatggcatcgatatcaatgtcaatgagccgtagttgagttgaaagaaactatacacaACAATGAAAGGAAGAGacgaaaaaatcaagaagcacgcaacctttagttttaaaccatttgtacatcgatcttttagagtcaaatacgtccaagttTGAGCATTTGGTTGCACATATACCACGCTGCAGCCCAGTAAAAGcgcaaaatatgaaagaaaaaatcaaagagctttgaaaatcattaaatttgaaacggaatcaccttaatatttacaaaacacacgtcatattttccttttatacttatttgttccatcaatttaaatgagaataatccatgcagagtttgcgaacgtttcaaaatcatgagttgaaaatcgCTGATTCCGCacgtttaaatattagagcctaacacagagcggaacgGCGTCCTGCCAGCgctaaacgcgcattggcgcctacaaacctaaggggatactccacgcattgcgcaatgcttcaAGTATcaccttaggtttgtaggcgccaatgcgcgctagCTGGCCGCCCGCCGCAGCGTGTCACGGCGCCTTATTAAACAACTAtctcacaacagaggtgttgcacagtatcatacgaaattgaaggtgctcTAACATATTGAGAATGGCAGGCATTCTTTTTTCACatcatttttcacatccgctattgttacagacaAGTCCTCATATAATTTGccaaaaaaacgcgtggacgtaaactactagaaaaaacaggtgcgcggacaaaaaatcgttgacgaaatgtcctataatcgAACAATCAGGACAAACAGAAGAAACAGAACAAATAGAACAAAAAGAACAAACAGAACATACAAGACAAACAGAACAAACAGAACAACCAGAGCAAACAGAACAAacagaataaaaagaaaaacagaaaaaatataacaaaCAGAATAAAAAGAACAAACTGCACGAGACTTACGTGATGTGCTAAGTGTGAAAGACTATCTATATTATTTGGAGGCGGATGAGGATAATCGTATCGGCtgatttctttctctctttccttgTCCCTGTCTCGCTCTTTGTCCCGATCCCtgtctctttctttctctctttctctttctcgtTCTCTTTCTCTCATGTGTTCGGACGGAGTGGTCGTCAGTTCGACAGGCTGAGTTTGTGGACTCATCTCACTACAGTCTTCAGTCTCCATTTTTAACGGCTGTAACAGTTGACATCAAAGCACATTAAGACCGCATTCGAAGTAAATCAGCAAATCGATGACTGTAAATGTGGAAacgaattgtaaaaaaaacccattcaaagaaaaaacacGGCGATCGTGAAGGTCGCAAAATACGCATTTCATCTGCGACTTTTCAAAATCCCCGCCgtgctgttaaaaattttgtgtcGGGGTGAAATTtggtgccggagtctatatagCGCCAAAAAACCCCGAAATATGAATccaagtgaaattagcaccataagaGCGTATGCgtatgacacccttggtttctacATTCTTGGTTTTGTCCATGTCCTAAGTCGAGCAACCAGTGAATATGTGTGTATTACTGGTTGATGAATCAAAGctggaagaaaccgagggtgtcactaccgccgtgcggatgacgtcaaaacctcGACTTTTCgaagggcgatatctctgttaatattgaacgtaggagGTTGctatttggacagatcttattatttttagctcttctacaagaaccaagcatcaaaacacgattctatgaccagcgtaactgacccattgttaCATGATAAAATTATTGCTACCATACATCGGGGTATAAGTAgcgtatgttgcctatctactgatTGAAGGAGAACTTATTTTcactgcaataaaattgaaataagttgcaatttttcattgaattgcatattgcctatctttacGACACACGGCTGTTTTACATGAGAAGAGGTTGCCTTTCACGTAGATTATGacagtttttcaagaattaTTATATCCGAAATCATGAGTActttcttaaaagtttttttctttcttttttaacatttgttGTTATCAGGGATGAGTGAATGGAACGAGTCGAGAAATAGGAAAATACTCACTAAAAACTGGGAAGGGGTAGGCGTGCTATTTGGTCGAGCGGGAGGTATTGCTGTGTTTTGGCCTAAAACTGAGGAGCCTCTTTTGATGCAGAGGTTCTCGGCTCCCTCACAAGATTCCTTGATCGGAGAGGAGCCTTTGCGTAAATCTTGGGGGCCCAACGATTCTCCTGACCTCCTTCTTGGTCGAGCCTGTTAACAGTCGAGCATACATTCATCATAAATTTGCGGTTTTCTAAACATAATATATTATTTTGTCCAATCAAATCGAGACCGTCCAGGAAAAAGGaaccgattgttgaaattaatagacatagctatagacaaagaagacaaaaggagtatacagggatcctattggtggaagctggtagttggaattttgaaaaaatcgaaaacagGTCGTTTCCTGAACGaaaacgtaactctattccaaggttgccaaatttactaaAATGATTCAACTTTTAACAAAAATGTACATGTGGAGTTtctgttcataatttttttgatttttgcatgagatcagaagaaaaaaaggggaattATCAGTTAAACATAATTCTCAAGATTCTCCTCgtaaacattggaaaaaaaaatcataaaaaacacCGCAAACGCAGCTGAACTCTCAGAAGCAGCAATAATATTGTTtagtgcaaattctccatattccttcgctttgaaaattttcgatttgcgaattatttttttgttttttgagttgGGGTGGGGACTGACCTGCTTCCTCCTGGGTGTGGGCGATGAGCACTGCCTGTGGTGGTCACCGATGGAGTCGGCGAAATTGATATGTGAGGCGAGTCGGGGGTCGAACTGCCCCGGTTGGGGGGTGTGCGGTTGCGAGGGGAACATGCTCACACTCGGGGCAGGCGAGTAGCTCGGGGTCGAGCCTCGACCGTTGTTCTCTTTGCTATCCATCGGGATCGGCTCTGTGTGTGCCAGACCTCGCACCTGCCGAAACAACAATAATTAGTAAATCATTCAATCAatcaaaattcaatcaatttaaCATTAGGTTAAAATGATAGATAATAATTTGTAACACAGCAATCcggcctagagtacctatatggaGAGAGTACGGACAAATGTCAGTAATTTGCAGGTTAGGTCATGGACTCATCCAACTCGTCAAACTCTTATCTGGTTAAATGATTTGGGCCGAATGGCCAGACTCTTCTTtagtacgaggtctgttagattagaaaccggattttggtcataattagcccacaatgcgtccaaattacgctttcttgagcttttctgatagctgaaaatatatttaagaacgctacgttcacaaatttgaaaaatcctaattagctttgttggtatgtggcttgaggtaaggcaacctcaagggtgttttgcgatttttatattTGACCTAAcctgtctctcttttttcggtcttgcactacatttttcaacccacaaggacgattggagtttcgtctccatatcgtagccgtacactaaagtattgtcaccgaaaattatcctatccaaaaatgtaggatcattgttagaacgttcaagcagctaaagggaaattggcatttggttggattttcgttca
This window encodes:
- the lov gene encoding LOW QUALITY PROTEIN: protein jim lovell (The sequence of the model RefSeq protein was modified relative to this genomic sequence to represent the inferred CDS: deleted 2 bases in 1 codon): MRIDTMNFSPGLAHCDRSPDPERRANEKEGGKATKRTRRVKKRKKQTEVSGEMGSPHYSLRWNNHQSHILHAFDTLLQSEALVDVTLVCEETSFKAHKVVLSACSPYFQRIFCETPCKHPVIVLKDLKGWEVQAIVDFMYRGEISVGQEQLASLIRAAESLQVRGLAHTEPIPMDSKENNGRGSTPSYSPAPSVSMFPSQPHTPQPGQFDPRLASHINFADSIGDHHRQCSSPTPRRKQARPRRRSGESLGPQDLRKGSSPIKESCEGAENLCIKRGSSVLGQNTAIPPARPNSTPTPSQFLPLKMETEDCSEMSPQTQPVELTTTPSEHMREREREREREKERDRDRDKERDRDKEREKEISRYDYPHPPPNNIDSLSHLAHHESSPLDNPSFPHLASISALSLTPPHMFSLDSHLGLFPGMESCRNALMNDINESRHENHHISSKKKMGRPKGQHSAPRGGPPRSWTNAELTEALSHVWNKKMTTSQASRIFGIPYNSLLMYVRGKYGKSLKLEQLKKECFGDINGPLDLLGLGSLAANNNNQSVKSHKPEPDLMLGPPGFNASSYPTANFYPDFSSSFPVPVGMVHLLPQSEKNRDSSPPRQLAIDYAKEENQRLRSTPIDYTKEDSVRSSPIKDDYHNSMDGEEEMDASPRSNHEMTPQRLIEQNGKD